The stretch of DNA TTTTGTTCAAGATATTGTTAGAATGTCTTGCAATATCAAATTCTAAAAGATTATCAACATTTGTATTGCCTTCGTTTATATACCTGACATCAAAATTTCTCCTTGACTGTAAAAACCTGTAATTTATATCCTTAAATGTTTTATAAATTGAAGTTTTAAAATAACCTCTGCTGTCCGACATCAAAACAATTGCCTCTCTCTTCAAAAGTTTTTCATCTCTTCTGATGTCTTTATTCAAATAATAAAATTCATAATTGTAAGGTTTGTCTATATAGTTGTCTTTTATAAAATCAACAGATTTTTTTAAAATAGTATAAGGATATAAAGATTTTTGCTCAACAACAACCTCGTCAATTTGAACATTTACAGGTTCTAATTTGATAAACAAATTATTATTTCCGTATATATCTATTATATCTATTTCTTTCTCTTTAAACCCTACACACGAAACTACAAGTTTTCCGTTAATGTATTCTTCCGGAATATTAAGCATAAAAACCCCTTCAAAATCAGTTACCATACCAATTGTTGTTCCTTCTATTGCAACACTTGCAAATGGAATTGATTTTTCATTATCATTTCTGATTACTTTACCTGCTATATTTTGTGAACTCAGGCTAAAACCGATAAAAATAAAAAATAAAACAGTAAAAATTTGTATTTTAGTCATTCTCATAATATTTATCTTTTTACATTTGCGAAAGTAATATTTTTTTACGGCTAAATCAGTTAAAAAAACAAAAGTAAATCAAAAAAATTATTTAAACATGCAAAAAATAGTTATTTCAAGCATCGCACTGTTATTATTGCTGTCATCATGCCTTGTAACAAAAAAGAAGTATGATGAACTTAATACAATAAAACAAAAATCAATAGATTCAATAGACTTAATTCTTGATAAAACACGACTTGAATATAAACAACAAAGATATGCTTTTGCTGATGATGCAAAAATGAAAGACTCAATGTTGGATTCGTTAGATGTTA from Bacteroidales bacterium encodes:
- a CDS encoding carboxypeptidase-like regulatory domain-containing protein, whose translation is MTKIQIFTVLFFIFIGFSLSSQNIAGKVIRNDNEKSIPFASVAIEGTTIGMVTDFEGVFMLNIPEEYINGKLVVSCVGFKEKEIDIIDIYGNNNLFIKLEPVNVQIDEVVVEQKSLYPYTILKKSVDFIKDNYIDKPYNYEFYYLNKDIRRDEKLLKREAIVLMSDSRGYFKTSIYKTFKDINYRFLQSRRNFDVRYINEGNTNVDNLLEFDIARHSNNILNKNRLYDFEVVIKDEILYKEDSVWVLSYSCNKPSFLLSGDFNVNFYSGEIFVKKDDYAILYNKTTVKCSAQSKFARNLYVKPERNKLKNAFYNYEVTYKKENEKYILDKINYKINYNYKNKEESQIVSTESSFNVIKVITLKPHILDSRVYYEDLDFDKSFWAEFKH